From one Triticum aestivum cultivar Chinese Spring chromosome 4B, IWGSC CS RefSeq v2.1, whole genome shotgun sequence genomic stretch:
- the LOC123093892 gene encoding uncharacterized protein: protein MSSDSDSEDGNSYETMRNLVMHQQHNMDMLCSVAAVIFGKYCESWVMKAEPRKSILSGFGWLQETIATLGETYTMLRMTASVFFDLHDLLVRNYGLKETSFVSNYESLAMFLWTLRGCESNRRTQNRFKHSADTIHRKFHEVLQCVVNMASHYLKPQDPNFHIVHDNIRIDRRAYPHLKDCIGAIDGTHIRASIPKGPSKARYIGRTGTTTQNVMAVCDFDMHFTYASIVQPGSMHDTNVLYHAIEKDKPSFPHPPKGKYYLVDAGYPNRDGYLSPYKGERYHVPDFQRGAPPNTPEEKFNKIHSSKRNCVERTFGVWKMKWQILLKMPNYSFQTQMKIVAATMTLHNYVCLHDKDDIHFVRCERDPDYVPTIPDRYKKYVIPSSASDASTSEASTPDMDRFRNELGTAIALGW from the exons ATGTCATCGGATAGTGATAGTGAGGATGGCAATAGTTATGAAACAATGAGGAATTTGGTTATGCATCAACAACATAATATGGACATGCTTTGTTCGGTTGCAGCAGTCATATTTGGAAAGTATTGTGAAAGTTGGGTGATGAAGGCGGAGCCTAGGAAATCTATTTTGAGTGGATTTGGATGGCTTCAAGAGACTATTGCCACGCTGGGAGAGACCTACACAATGTTGAGAATGACGGCAAGTGTGTTCTTTGATCTTCATGACTTGTTGGTACGTAATTATGGTctaaaagaaacaagctttgttagCAATTATGAGTCTCTTGCAATGTTCTTGTGGACTTTGAGAGGTTGTGAATCAAATAGAAGAACTCAAAACCGCTTCAAACATTCAGCGGATACAATCCATCGTAAATTTCATGAGGTTCTACAATGTGTGGTCAACATGGCATCTCACTACCTTAAGCCACAAGATCCAAACTTCCACATTGTGCATGATAATATTAGGATAGATAGAAGGGCTTATCCTCATCTTAAAGATTGCATTGGTGCAATCGATGGGACCCATATAAGAGCTTCTATTCCCAAAGGGCCTTCGAAAGCGAGGTACATTGGGAGAACGGGCACGACAACTCAAAATGTGATGGCGGTATGTGACTTTGATATGCACTTCACTTATGCTTCAATTGTCCAACCTGGTTCTATGCATGATACAAATGTGTTATATCATGCAATTGAGAAGGACAAGCCCTCCTTCCCCCATCCTCCAAAGG GCAAGTATTACCTTGTAGATGCCGGGTATCCTAATAGAGATGGATATCTATCACCGTACAAAGGAGAACGGTATCATGTCCCTGACTTTCAAAGAGGCGCACCTCCAAATACTCCGGAGGAGAAGTTCAACAAGATTCACTCCTCCAAACGTAATTGCGTAGAGAGAACTTTTGGAGTGTGGAAGATGAAATGGCAAATTCTCCTCAAGATGCCAAACTACTCGTTTCAAACACAGATGAAGATTGTTGCGGCTACTATGACATTGCACAACTATGTTTGTCTCCATGACAAAGATGATATCCACTTTGTTAGATGTGAAAGGGATCCGGATTATGTTCCAACAATTCCGGATAGATATAAGAAGTATGTTATTCCTTCGAGTGCATCGGATGCTTCAACTTCGGAGGCAAGTACCCCTGACATGGATAGGTTTAGGAATGAACTAGGTACGGCCATTGCTCTTGGTTGGTGA